From the genome of Candidatus Babeliales bacterium, one region includes:
- a CDS encoding archease → MIKDFEIIPHTADLKIRVYGKTLEELFRNAIIGMFQSIGPRAESCFVENDRLICSQLPIERKIELHSIDLDILLVDFLSEALFLSDSYNEAYLDAKIKTLDDKNISAILYGIKINRFEVVEIKAVTFHDLSIKQVNSIWETNIVFDI, encoded by the coding sequence CATACTGCAGATCTTAAGATTCGTGTATATGGAAAAACATTAGAAGAACTTTTTCGTAATGCAATTATTGGTATGTTTCAAAGTATTGGGCCGCGTGCTGAATCATGTTTTGTTGAAAATGATCGCTTGATTTGCTCACAATTGCCTATAGAAAGAAAAATTGAATTACATTCTATAGACTTAGATATTTTATTAGTTGATTTTTTGTCAGAAGCGCTTTTTCTCTCAGATTCGTATAATGAAGCATATCTTGATGCAAAAATTAAAACATTAGATGATAAAAATATTTCAGCTATTTTATATGGTATTAAAATTAATAGATTTGAAGTGGTTGAAATTAAAGCGGTTACTTTTCATGATTTATCAATAAAGCAAGTTAATAGTATTTGGGAAACCAATATTGTTTTTGATATTTAA